A single region of the Thermotoga profunda AZM34c06 genome encodes:
- a CDS encoding UDP-N-acetylmuramoyl-L-alanyl-D-glutamate--2,6-diaminopimelate ligase, which translates to MLVKELLKVVNDISLSFSLNGQSELEITGLTNKSTEARKGHLFICHKGSRFDSHDIVPEIIKKGISFLVVERPVQLDFPHVLVSDSRLAEALLAAHFYGYPFNNLITIGVTGTNGKTTSVHLFHHVLNSLGSRGSMLGTVYYDIIGEARFHHDNTTPGAIEILKAMRNTVDRNGTHFAMEVSSHSLAMKRVEGIRFDIAALTNITRDHLDFHQTFEDYTKTKLHIFDLLKDSGIALVSDEYEHLLSKKVKKVVYGISPKSDYKISDIDVQRHGTRFSLHCKYGTFECQINVPGVHNAYNATLVIAGLVELGYDAQSVVEAVKTFEGVDGRFQFIKEGALLGIDIVVDFAHSPDALEKTLVTAKKLASGRIITVFGAGGQADKGKRPMMAEVVCRYSDVSIITTDDPRGEDAEEILSEVEKGVPAGMPYLVIPDRREAIETALTLANRGDMVVVAGRGHEEYQIFSDEKKIPFKDAEEIRKIIMREYEKDKRHV; encoded by the coding sequence ATGCTCGTTAAAGAGCTCTTAAAAGTGGTCAATGACATTTCTCTGAGTTTCTCTTTAAATGGACAGAGTGAGTTAGAGATTACTGGATTGACAAACAAATCGACGGAAGCAAGAAAAGGTCACCTTTTCATCTGTCATAAAGGTAGCAGATTTGACTCACACGACATCGTACCAGAGATAATCAAAAAGGGCATTTCTTTTCTGGTAGTTGAACGACCTGTTCAATTGGATTTTCCACATGTTCTGGTGAGTGATAGTAGACTTGCTGAAGCACTCTTAGCTGCACATTTCTATGGATATCCCTTTAATAATTTAATCACCATTGGAGTGACAGGAACAAATGGTAAAACAACATCGGTACATCTGTTCCATCATGTTTTGAACTCACTCGGAAGTCGAGGAAGTATGCTTGGTACGGTTTATTATGACATTATAGGCGAAGCTCGTTTCCACCACGATAACACAACCCCCGGTGCTATAGAAATCTTGAAGGCTATGAGAAATACTGTTGACAGGAATGGCACACATTTTGCAATGGAAGTTTCATCACATTCATTAGCCATGAAGAGGGTAGAAGGAATCAGATTTGACATAGCAGCTCTTACGAATATTACACGTGATCACCTTGATTTTCACCAAACCTTTGAGGACTATACCAAAACCAAACTCCACATTTTTGATCTTTTAAAGGATTCTGGTATAGCACTGGTAAGCGATGAATATGAACATCTTCTGAGTAAAAAGGTGAAAAAGGTCGTATATGGAATATCTCCAAAGAGTGATTACAAGATATCTGATATAGATGTTCAAAGACACGGAACGAGATTTTCGCTCCATTGTAAATACGGTACTTTTGAATGTCAAATAAATGTTCCTGGGGTACACAACGCCTACAACGCAACGCTTGTCATAGCAGGACTTGTTGAGCTTGGGTATGATGCGCAATCAGTAGTAGAAGCAGTAAAAACTTTTGAAGGTGTAGATGGAAGGTTTCAATTCATTAAAGAAGGTGCTTTACTTGGAATCGATATCGTTGTCGATTTCGCCCATAGTCCAGATGCACTCGAGAAAACGCTGGTAACTGCCAAGAAATTGGCATCTGGCAGGATAATAACGGTTTTCGGTGCCGGTGGTCAAGCAGATAAAGGTAAAAGACCGATGATGGCTGAAGTTGTCTGTAGATATTCTGATGTGAGTATAATAACAACCGATGATCCAAGAGGAGAAGATGCAGAAGAAATTCTCTCAGAGGTTGAGAAAGGTGTACCAGCGGGAATGCCATATTTGGTGATACCCGATAGGCGAGAAGCCATAGAAACAGCATTAACATTAGCCAATCGCGGTGATATGGTTGTAGTGGCCGGTAGAGGCCACGAAGAGTATCAAATATTCAGCGATGAAAAAAAGATTCCATTCAAAGATGCAGAAGAAATCAGGAAGATAATCATGAGAGAATACGAAAAGGATAAGAGACATGTATGA
- a CDS encoding glycoside hydrolase family 57 protein produces the protein MIGYFCLTLHSHLPYVHHPEHETFLEERWFFEALIESYIPLLMTFDRLAKDGIPFRITVSLTPPLLEMTKTNGLTEKFISHMNKLIELSNKEISHAQNEEEKTLAIFYRDRLTQVLDYYRDLNYDIASGFLKYAQDGYLELITSNATHAFLPLMQHQPNAVEAQINIGVKAFQERLKLTPKGIWLAECGYFQGLDEFLKKYGLEFFFADSHSLWYADEKPKYGVYRPVVTPSGVFVFARDPESSEQVWSATIGYPGDYRYREFYRDIGFDRDFDYIKPYIDPSGVRVNTGIKYHKITSKETPLNQKKLYNREEALNAAKEHAVDFLNKKLSQMQRLYDIFEQPPVIIAPFDTELFGHWWFEGPEFIEYFFREVAKSKSLKAATASEILEKFDAFQVLTPASSSWGSGGYNETWLNGQNDWIYLHMNELHDRMTKIVQEHENETNPLKIRVLNQMLRELLLLQSSDWAFILTTRTSVEYAVNRIKTHVKRFLDLENQFLSNNIDEEYLSKVEQMDAIFSWLDYRVYVQQKL, from the coding sequence ATGATTGGATACTTTTGTCTGACTCTTCATTCTCATCTCCCCTATGTTCATCATCCAGAACATGAAACTTTTCTCGAAGAGAGATGGTTTTTTGAAGCTTTGATAGAGAGTTATATCCCCTTGTTGATGACCTTTGACAGACTCGCAAAAGACGGAATACCTTTTAGGATAACCGTTTCTCTCACACCACCGCTACTTGAGATGACAAAAACAAATGGACTCACGGAAAAATTCATTTCACACATGAATAAATTGATAGAACTTAGTAACAAAGAAATCTCACATGCACAGAATGAAGAAGAAAAAACTTTGGCAATATTCTACAGAGATAGACTCACACAGGTCTTAGATTATTACAGAGATCTCAATTATGATATTGCCAGTGGATTTTTAAAATATGCTCAGGATGGTTATTTAGAACTCATTACAAGCAATGCTACACATGCATTTTTACCTTTAATGCAGCATCAGCCAAATGCCGTTGAAGCTCAGATCAATATAGGTGTAAAGGCATTCCAAGAGAGATTGAAACTCACACCAAAGGGTATATGGCTTGCCGAGTGTGGATATTTTCAAGGGCTTGATGAATTTTTGAAAAAATATGGATTGGAATTCTTTTTTGCCGACTCTCATAGCCTATGGTATGCTGATGAAAAACCAAAATACGGTGTCTATAGACCTGTAGTGACTCCTTCGGGAGTTTTTGTTTTTGCAAGAGACCCAGAATCGAGTGAACAAGTTTGGAGCGCGACGATTGGATATCCCGGAGATTACAGATATAGAGAATTCTACAGAGATATAGGTTTTGATAGGGATTTTGATTATATAAAGCCTTACATTGATCCAAGTGGTGTGAGAGTTAATACGGGGATAAAGTACCACAAAATAACTTCAAAAGAAACACCATTGAATCAAAAGAAATTATATAACCGTGAAGAAGCATTAAATGCCGCTAAAGAACATGCCGTGGATTTTCTCAACAAGAAACTATCACAGATGCAGAGATTATATGATATCTTTGAGCAACCTCCCGTGATAATTGCACCGTTCGACACGGAGCTCTTTGGACACTGGTGGTTTGAAGGACCTGAATTTATTGAATACTTTTTCAGAGAGGTTGCTAAGAGTAAATCTCTGAAGGCAGCAACGGCTTCAGAAATATTGGAAAAATTTGATGCATTCCAAGTACTCACACCAGCTTCCTCTTCGTGGGGATCTGGCGGGTATAACGAAACTTGGCTGAACGGACAAAACGACTGGATATATCTTCACATGAATGAACTTCATGATCGCATGACAAAAATTGTTCAGGAGCATGAAAACGAAACCAACCCATTAAAAATCAGAGTACTGAATCAAATGCTCAGAGAGCTTTTACTTTTGCAATCAAGTGATTGGGCTTTCATTTTAACTACAAGAACCAGTGTTGAGTATGCTGTTAACAGAATCAAAACGCATGTGAAAAGGTTTTTAGATCTTGAAAATCAGTTTTTGAGCAATAATATAGATGAAGAATATCTTTCCAAAGTCGAGCAAATGGATGCCATTTTTTCATGGCTTGATTATCGTGTGTATGTGCAGCAAAAACTTTGA
- a CDS encoding 2-oxoacid:acceptor oxidoreductase family protein, protein MPAKYYEIRWHSRAGQGAKSASQLFAEAILDMGKYAQAFPEYGAERSGAPMRAFNRISDEKITVHSSVERPNVVVVIDDTLLSPGIVEGLDEKGVLIVNTAHPIEYIRKKTGFNGKICTIKATDIALEEIKRGIPNTVMLGTIAKVTGLITLQAAEQKIRGMFEKKLSADMLQANIRALKRGYEEVSCSG, encoded by the coding sequence GTGCCCGCCAAATACTATGAAATCAGGTGGCACTCAAGAGCAGGACAAGGTGCAAAAAGTGCTTCTCAACTTTTTGCGGAAGCTATCTTGGACATGGGTAAATATGCCCAGGCTTTCCCAGAATATGGTGCTGAAAGGTCGGGAGCTCCAATGAGAGCTTTCAACAGAATTAGCGATGAGAAGATAACGGTTCATTCTTCTGTTGAAAGACCCAATGTCGTTGTGGTCATAGACGATACACTTTTATCACCTGGTATTGTTGAAGGCTTAGATGAAAAAGGTGTGTTGATAGTTAACACAGCTCATCCAATTGAATACATAAGAAAAAAGACTGGATTCAATGGAAAAATATGCACAATAAAGGCAACAGACATAGCCCTTGAAGAGATCAAAAGGGGTATACCAAACACCGTAATGCTTGGAACAATTGCAAAAGTTACTGGATTGATTACACTCCAAGCGGCCGAACAAAAAATCCGTGGAATGTTTGAAAAGAAACTGTCTGCAGATATGCTTCAGGCTAATATCAGAGCACTGAAAAGAGGATACGAGGAGGTGAGCTGCAGTGGCTGA
- a CDS encoding nucleotide exchange factor GrpE — translation MNDNEKQVTQENQQTVEKLQQEKTELLGYLKELKAQFENYKKDSLREREQIIKNANEYFLTKLIPILDDMDRAFKEVEQSHSYKNFYKGVELIYKKLWKILNDEGFFKIEVKEKFDPFEHEAVEKIETNEHEEYSILKVLENGYKFHSKIVKPVKVQVAIKPRGGESAKTE, via the coding sequence ATGAACGACAATGAAAAACAGGTCACGCAGGAAAATCAACAAACAGTTGAAAAACTCCAGCAAGAGAAAACAGAACTCCTTGGGTATTTGAAGGAGCTCAAAGCACAATTTGAGAATTACAAAAAGGACTCACTCAGAGAGAGAGAACAAATCATAAAAAATGCGAACGAATATTTTCTCACAAAACTCATACCGATATTAGATGATATGGACAGAGCCTTTAAAGAAGTAGAACAATCGCATTCATATAAGAATTTCTACAAAGGAGTAGAATTGATCTATAAGAAATTATGGAAAATCTTGAATGATGAAGGGTTCTTCAAAATAGAAGTAAAAGAAAAATTCGATCCATTTGAGCATGAAGCGGTGGAAAAAATCGAAACCAATGAACATGAGGAATATTCAATACTCAAGGTATTAGAGAACGGTTACAAATTCCACAGCAAAATAGTCAAACCAGTAAAGGTACAGGTCGCAATCAAACCAAGAGGTGGAGAAAGTGCCAAGACAGAGTAA
- a CDS encoding cysteine hydrolase family protein, translating to MRALIVIDVQNDFVQKNGALYFTGAERVVAPVVGLVEKAIEDHKIIVTTQDWHDIDDAEFAMWPVHCVKNTPGAEIVEPIKKQLEGYERYFKIYKTRYSAFYGTNLDEILNKFSITEVDVCGVVTHICVFFTVEELRNRGIKVTVHEKATASYDSELHKFAIRMMREILGAEVI from the coding sequence ATGCGCGCTCTGATAGTTATAGATGTACAAAATGACTTTGTTCAGAAAAATGGTGCTCTTTATTTCACGGGCGCAGAAAGGGTTGTTGCGCCCGTGGTTGGTTTGGTAGAGAAAGCGATTGAGGATCATAAAATCATAGTCACAACACAGGATTGGCACGATATCGATGATGCTGAGTTTGCCATGTGGCCTGTACATTGTGTTAAAAATACTCCCGGAGCAGAGATAGTTGAACCCATCAAAAAGCAACTTGAAGGCTATGAAAGATATTTCAAAATTTATAAGACACGATACAGTGCATTCTATGGGACGAATTTGGATGAAATACTCAACAAATTTTCGATAACTGAAGTGGATGTGTGTGGTGTTGTTACTCATATATGTGTGTTTTTCACAGTTGAAGAGCTCAGAAACAGAGGCATAAAAGTAACTGTACATGAAAAAGCAACTGCTTCATATGATTCAGAACTACATAAATTTGCCATCAGAATGATGAGAGAGATCCTCGGTGCCGAGGTGATTTAA
- the hrcA gene encoding heat-inducible transcriptional repressor HrcA — protein MKREAKINERQKKILYCVVREYILTKKPISSERVLEASDVSCSSATVRNDLRKLEYLGYLHQPHTSAGRIPTDKGYRFYVDETLSLIREYAQHSASIHSKYPMTFGDMEKILTGAAIALSRITKGAVVLEKPAIDKLKILRISIAPITKTYNVVSLITELGLVKFIPFRTFYEIDYLSLENLMNELLRGYTIESVGDRKFETNIDQYLLDLSEHLVNALKEDSSSNLVKVGIDTLINAEYFNIDEIRRLSNFFSDDSLLKKVLLKLEQLPKILIGSEHGIQGLENFAIFVDGYKKEEKLMGKVMVITSKVVKYEDVSNSLRYMVSRLTEYFTVATREEGRR, from the coding sequence ATGAAACGAGAAGCGAAGATAAATGAACGGCAGAAAAAAATTTTGTATTGTGTAGTTAGGGAATATATACTTACAAAGAAGCCTATCAGTTCGGAGCGTGTTCTTGAGGCTTCAGATGTTTCGTGCAGTAGTGCAACGGTGAGAAACGACTTGAGAAAACTCGAGTATCTTGGATATCTCCATCAGCCTCATACTTCGGCTGGGCGAATACCGACAGACAAAGGTTATCGATTCTATGTAGATGAAACCCTTAGTTTAATAAGAGAGTATGCACAGCATTCGGCTTCTATTCATTCAAAATACCCCATGACCTTTGGAGATATGGAAAAAATCCTAACAGGCGCAGCAATAGCTCTTTCACGAATCACAAAAGGAGCAGTTGTCCTTGAAAAACCTGCTATAGACAAATTGAAAATACTCAGAATATCTATTGCACCGATAACCAAAACATACAATGTTGTCTCGTTAATAACCGAACTTGGCTTGGTTAAATTCATACCATTTAGAACTTTTTACGAGATAGACTATCTTTCTTTGGAAAATCTGATGAATGAACTGTTGAGAGGATACACAATTGAAAGTGTAGGTGATAGAAAATTTGAAACCAATATCGATCAATACCTTTTGGATCTCTCGGAACATTTGGTAAATGCATTAAAAGAGGATTCGTCGAGTAATCTTGTAAAGGTCGGAATAGATACATTGATAAATGCTGAGTACTTCAATATAGATGAGATAAGAAGGCTTTCGAATTTCTTCTCGGATGATTCATTATTGAAAAAAGTACTCCTGAAACTCGAACAACTTCCGAAGATTTTAATAGGTTCCGAGCATGGTATACAAGGCTTGGAGAACTTCGCTATCTTTGTTGATGGTTACAAAAAAGAGGAAAAACTAATGGGAAAAGTCATGGTGATAACGTCTAAGGTAGTCAAATACGAAGACGTTTCCAATTCATTGAGATATATGGTGAGTAGACTCACGGAGTATTTCACAGTTGCAACCAGAGAGGAGGGAAGAAGATGA
- the porD gene encoding pyruvate synthase subunit PorD, whose translation MAELKKWNEIPIGGIITEPGTARKYRTGDWRVKRPIYDRSKCIDCMMCWFYCPDQAIMQENSVMKGINYFYCKGCGICANVCPKSAIEMRPETEFAHKEE comes from the coding sequence GTGGCTGAGCTCAAGAAATGGAATGAAATTCCCATTGGTGGAATCATTACAGAGCCTGGTACTGCTCGAAAGTACAGGACAGGCGATTGGCGTGTTAAAAGACCAATTTATGATAGATCAAAATGCATTGATTGTATGATGTGCTGGTTTTACTGCCCAGATCAAGCAATTATGCAGGAAAATTCTGTGATGAAAGGTATCAATTATTTCTATTGTAAAGGTTGTGGCATCTGCGCAAATGTCTGTCCAAAAAGTGCCATTGAAATGAGACCCGAAACAGAATTTGCACACAAGGAGGAGTGA
- a CDS encoding thiamine pyrophosphate-dependent enzyme, translating into MPLTMKKLAEIFTNKETGLTQGHRMCPGCGAPITVKLALMTAKALGYEPVIGFATGCMEVSSTIYPFTSWSVPYIHNAFENVAATISGVETAYRALKKSGKISADKKYAFFAFGGDGGTYDIGLQSLSGAVERGHKFIYILYDNEGYMNTGNQRSGSTPPGADTTTAPVGKKIPGKVQLKKNIVEIIAGHEYVYAATVAFGEPMDFMSKIEKALSFDGPSFIAALSPCVRYWRVPEDQTVDITKLAIQTKYWPLYEVDRGVYKVTRKPSTFKPVSEFIKTQERFRLLLQRPDAQEIIDEIQHYVDRRWERLLALEEATKDKPIR; encoded by the coding sequence ATGCCGTTAACAATGAAAAAGCTTGCTGAGATTTTCACGAATAAAGAGACAGGTTTGACACAAGGTCATAGAATGTGCCCGGGTTGTGGTGCGCCGATAACGGTGAAATTAGCCTTGATGACTGCGAAAGCCCTTGGATATGAGCCCGTTATTGGTTTTGCAACTGGATGTATGGAAGTTTCTTCAACGATATATCCATTCACTTCTTGGAGTGTACCATACATACACAATGCCTTTGAAAATGTTGCAGCAACGATAAGTGGTGTTGAGACTGCTTACAGAGCTTTGAAAAAATCAGGAAAGATATCAGCTGACAAGAAGTATGCCTTTTTTGCATTTGGTGGTGATGGTGGTACATATGATATAGGTCTTCAGTCATTGTCAGGTGCCGTAGAAAGAGGCCACAAATTCATCTACATTCTCTATGACAATGAGGGATATATGAATACGGGAAACCAGAGATCTGGTTCAACACCACCCGGTGCAGATACGACAACTGCCCCTGTTGGAAAGAAGATACCAGGAAAAGTTCAGCTGAAGAAAAACATAGTGGAGATAATAGCTGGGCATGAATACGTCTATGCCGCAACTGTGGCTTTTGGTGAACCTATGGACTTTATGAGCAAGATAGAAAAGGCTCTATCTTTTGATGGACCTTCCTTCATAGCTGCTCTCAGCCCATGTGTGAGGTATTGGAGAGTGCCAGAGGATCAGACAGTAGATATCACAAAACTTGCAATTCAGACAAAATATTGGCCTCTCTACGAAGTTGATCGTGGTGTGTACAAAGTCACAAGAAAACCGAGCACTTTCAAACCAGTATCTGAGTTCATAAAGACACAGGAAAGATTCAGATTGTTGTTGCAGAGGCCTGATGCTCAAGAGATAATTGACGAGATTCAACATTATGTAGATAGACGCTGGGAAAGATTGCTTGCCCTTGAAGAAGCCACAAAAGACAAACCAATAAGATAA
- the dnaJ gene encoding molecular chaperone DnaJ, which produces MPRQSKDYYAILGVPRDASQEDIKKAYKKLIKQWHPDLHPENKKEAEEKFKEIQEAYEVLSDPQKKAMYDRFGYVGETEFAQQSSGSPFEDVFRDFESFFGRDVFDIFFGERGTEERQQTRRRSGEDISITVEIDFTESLVGKQIPVEYDRYEKCDHCDGQGIEPGSGYQTCPRCHGTGVIREERRSVFGVFVSTKTCGTCGGTGKVVKEKCHVCGGTGRVKKRIRTTVNIPAGISDGTRLRIDGAGNAGYGGGPYGDLYIVVHVKPDKRFRRQDDDIYVDVSIDYIQAILGATIKIDLPTGGSTMLRIPPGTQPGSIFRLKGEGAPSVRTGKRGDLYVTVNVKIPDSVSSEEARLLKELAKIRGTNI; this is translated from the coding sequence GTGCCAAGACAGAGTAAAGATTATTACGCAATATTAGGTGTTCCAAGGGACGCATCACAAGAAGATATCAAAAAAGCTTACAAAAAACTGATCAAGCAATGGCATCCAGATTTACATCCAGAGAATAAAAAAGAAGCAGAGGAAAAATTCAAAGAAATACAAGAAGCTTATGAAGTGCTGAGCGATCCTCAGAAAAAGGCAATGTATGATCGTTTTGGCTATGTCGGAGAAACTGAATTTGCACAGCAGAGTTCTGGAAGTCCCTTTGAAGATGTATTTAGAGATTTCGAGAGTTTTTTTGGAAGGGATGTTTTCGACATATTTTTTGGGGAAAGAGGCACCGAAGAGAGACAGCAAACTCGTAGACGATCAGGCGAAGATATCTCGATAACGGTAGAGATAGACTTCACCGAATCTTTAGTGGGAAAACAAATCCCTGTGGAATATGACAGGTATGAAAAATGTGACCACTGTGATGGTCAAGGAATTGAACCTGGCAGTGGTTATCAAACTTGTCCAAGATGCCATGGGACGGGTGTTATAAGAGAAGAAAGACGAAGTGTTTTTGGAGTCTTTGTCAGTACAAAAACATGCGGTACTTGTGGAGGTACTGGTAAGGTAGTCAAAGAAAAATGTCACGTCTGTGGAGGTACTGGCAGGGTTAAGAAAAGAATTAGAACAACTGTGAATATACCAGCTGGGATTTCAGATGGAACGAGGTTGAGAATAGATGGAGCAGGTAATGCTGGATACGGTGGTGGGCCGTATGGAGATCTCTACATCGTAGTGCATGTCAAACCAGATAAGAGATTCCGAAGACAAGATGATGATATTTATGTAGATGTATCGATTGACTACATTCAGGCGATATTGGGAGCAACAATAAAAATCGACCTTCCCACTGGTGGTTCAACCATGTTGAGAATACCTCCTGGGACACAACCTGGCAGCATCTTCCGGTTGAAAGGTGAAGGAGCACCTTCGGTTAGAACTGGAAAACGTGGTGATCTTTATGTTACCGTTAATGTCAAAATCCCAGATAGTGTGTCTTCTGAGGAAGCAAGGTTACTCAAGGAACTCGCGAAGATAAGAGGAACAAACATATAG
- the porA gene encoding pyruvate synthase subunit PorA, whose protein sequence is MTKVHKEAITGAQAAAYAMKQIEPDVVAAYPITPQTPIVEYFAKYVADGVVKTEMVPVESEHSAMSAVVGAAAAGARAMTATSANGLALMHEIVYITASMRLPVVMPVVNRALSGPINIHCDHSDTMAERDSGWIQLFCEDAQEVYDLTLMAVRLAEHEQVRLPVMVNQDGFIISHGVEPVELLPDEVAKKFVGELKPLYPLLDTEHPVTYGPLDLYDYYFEHKRQQIEAMKNVFKVFPSIAEEFYNITGRRYNFVEPYKMEDAQYVMVALGSTNGTIKYVVDQLREEGKKVGLLKIWMFRPFPKAEIQRLLTGRKAVVVLDRSASFGAEAPLYEAIKSSLYEVASKPLLGSFVYGLGGRDINPELVRFAFEKAMKHELVVDQELYLGLRE, encoded by the coding sequence ATGACTAAGGTTCATAAAGAAGCAATTACAGGTGCTCAAGCGGCTGCATATGCTATGAAACAGATTGAACCAGATGTTGTGGCTGCTTATCCAATCACTCCACAAACTCCTATAGTCGAATATTTTGCAAAATATGTTGCCGACGGTGTTGTTAAAACAGAGATGGTTCCAGTTGAGAGCGAGCACAGTGCAATGAGTGCTGTTGTTGGTGCGGCAGCTGCAGGTGCAAGAGCCATGACTGCGACGAGTGCAAATGGTCTGGCTCTTATGCACGAAATTGTATATATCACGGCTTCAATGAGACTTCCAGTGGTAATGCCTGTTGTTAATAGAGCTTTGAGTGGTCCAATAAACATTCACTGTGACCATAGTGACACAATGGCTGAGAGAGATTCTGGTTGGATACAACTGTTTTGTGAGGACGCACAAGAAGTCTATGACTTAACATTGATGGCTGTTAGACTCGCAGAACATGAACAGGTGAGACTTCCTGTCATGGTCAATCAGGATGGTTTCATAATTTCTCATGGTGTCGAGCCCGTCGAACTCTTGCCTGACGAGGTTGCGAAAAAATTCGTTGGTGAACTAAAACCTTTGTATCCATTACTTGACACAGAACATCCTGTCACATATGGCCCACTCGATTTGTATGACTACTATTTCGAACATAAAAGACAGCAAATTGAAGCAATGAAGAATGTATTCAAAGTCTTTCCCAGCATAGCAGAAGAATTTTACAATATCACTGGTAGAAGATACAACTTTGTAGAACCATACAAAATGGAAGATGCACAGTACGTCATGGTTGCCCTCGGTTCAACAAATGGAACTATCAAATACGTAGTTGACCAATTGAGAGAAGAAGGTAAAAAAGTTGGTCTTTTGAAGATATGGATGTTCAGACCATTCCCAAAGGCTGAGATTCAACGTTTACTAACAGGTAGGAAAGCCGTTGTTGTACTGGATAGGTCAGCTTCTTTTGGAGCCGAGGCACCTCTTTATGAGGCAATTAAGTCCTCACTGTATGAAGTGGCATCAAAACCACTTCTTGGGTCTTTCGTCTATGGCCTTGGTGGAAGGGATATAAATCCAGAATTGGTAAGGTTCGCATTCGAGAAGGCAATGAAACATGAACTCGTTGTAGACCAGGAACTCTATCTTGGTCTTAGAGAATGA
- a CDS encoding DUF4912 domain-containing protein has product MKRQEIFDFLNNQPTIQEAKALAKKLGLKIKKRMKKNEVYKILREHALKLEERSEETKQVFTEKIEQIPTSYQSDKFVLLPVNPHLVYLYWDLSQHSFEKMAKTGNTVVRLYDVTYIIFNGKNAHRIFEAGIDLGVCRNYYFHVPCSNADYIAEIGYREQDNFVPVLRSNLCKTPPDSPSMTSRQRWFIKGKKQIVTMGEVLIQPVERMNIFSFTSTTSGGGKK; this is encoded by the coding sequence ATGAAGCGCCAGGAGATTTTTGATTTTCTCAACAACCAGCCTACCATTCAAGAAGCTAAAGCCCTTGCCAAGAAACTTGGACTGAAGATCAAAAAAAGGATGAAAAAGAACGAAGTTTACAAAATACTCAGAGAACATGCCTTGAAATTAGAAGAACGATCTGAAGAAACCAAGCAAGTATTTACAGAAAAAATCGAACAGATTCCCACTTCCTATCAATCCGACAAGTTTGTACTTCTTCCTGTGAATCCACATCTTGTTTACCTTTATTGGGATCTTTCACAACATTCATTTGAAAAAATGGCTAAAACAGGTAACACCGTTGTGAGATTGTACGATGTGACTTACATTATATTCAATGGAAAAAATGCTCATCGAATCTTCGAGGCGGGTATTGATCTTGGAGTATGTCGAAATTATTATTTTCATGTCCCTTGTTCGAATGCCGACTACATTGCTGAGATTGGCTACAGAGAACAGGATAATTTTGTACCAGTTTTGAGGTCAAACCTCTGCAAAACACCACCTGATTCTCCATCTATGACGAGCAGGCAGAGATGGTTTATCAAAGGTAAAAAGCAAATTGTCACGATGGGAGAAGTGCTGATACAACCTGTTGAGCGAATGAACATCTTCAGTTTCACGAGTACAACTTCTGGTGGTGGTAAAAAATGA